AATTTATGGATCCTATTGGTCTTGGTAATACTGCAACATTAGCTTTAGCTGTTTTTGCAGAAGTAATCTGTTCTGTATTGATTCTTTTGGGGCTTGCAGTACGTTTAGCTGTTTTGCCGTTAATGGTCACTATGCTGATCGCTATCTTTATTGCCCATGGGAATGATGGACTAGCAGAAAAAGAGCTGGCTATTCATTATCTGCTCACTTACATTGTATTACTATTTGCCGGTGGCGGAAGATTGAGCATCGATAGTTTAATCAGTCAGAAGTCTGCCAGATCAAGAAGAGGTTACTAGCTGGACAATAATTTCAGGTTAAACCGTTATTAGTAGAATATTAAAGACATACATATGAAAAGGATAGTATTGATTTGCCTGACGGTAATGACAGTGATGGGATGCGGCGTGAATAAACAAGCACAGCAAATCAAAGCACTTGAAAATTGTAAATACAGAATCGTTTCGGCTGAGAATCTTTCAGTGGCCGGAGCAGATGTGAAAAAAATAGTGAATGGTCAGGATATCAATCTGGCGAGTCTGCCAGGTTTGGCATTTGGCCTTTTAAGAAGAGATGTCCCTTTTCGTGCAAGACTAAATATGGAAATTTCTAATCCATCGGGTAACCTTGCTGCAATCAATCAGTTTGAATATAAAGTACTGATCAATAAACAAGAACTGGCTAATGGTTTTGTGAATCAGCAGGTAAGTATTCCCGCAGGTCAGTCTGTAGTAGTACCAGTAGATTTAAATGTGAACGTTTACCAATTTATCTCTAATCAGAAAGTGATGTCCGAAATCTCAGATTTTCTGCGTGGCGGTGCAAATGGCGGTTCAGAAAGAAAAGGATTGGTAACACTTAAAATCAGACCTAGTATTATGGTAGGAGGGGTTTTAGTGAAATATCCTGGTTTTATCAGCATTGATAAAGAAGTGAGCAGTAAAATCCTGCTATAATTTGACAACATTGTTACCAATATTTATTTCCAAATAAACGGATAGACAGGGTTATTTTAATTATTTTCGACAATTGATCTAACCCTGTTATGCGGAATCGTCTGTTTTTTCTTTGTTTACTATCCTATGCCCCATTTTTTGGAAAAGCCCAGCAAGTTGAATTAAATGCTGCGGAAATCAGGCAGGGATTAGCCAGTTTAAACGTTACTGGAAGTGTTTTATACATTGCTGCACATCCTGATGACGAAAATACCCGGCTATTGGCTTATCTCGCTAAGGAGAGAAAAGTAAGAACAGGTTATTTATCATTGACCAGGGGCGATGGCGGACAAAATCTGATTGGTACCGAACAAGGAGAACTATTAGGATTGATTCGTACACAGGAACTCTTAGCTGCAAGGCGGATGGATGGTGCAGAACAGTTTTTTACCCGGGCAAACGACTTCGGTTTCTCTAAAAATTCAGCAGAAAGCTTTAAGATATGGAATAAAGAACAGATCCTTTCGGATGTGGTCTGGGTAATCCGTAAATTTCAGCCAGACGTGATTATTACCCGTTTCCCGGAAGATGCACGTGCAGGTCATGGGCATCATGCCGCTTCGGCAATTCTTGCCAGAGAAGCTTTTACCGCCGCCGCAGATCCCGGACGTTTTCCTGAACAGCTTAAACAAGTTAAAGTCTGGCAAGCGAAACGGATTTTATGGAATACCTTTAATTTTGGGTCTACCAATACTACTGCTGATGATCAGCTGAAAATCGACGTTGGTGTTTTTAATCCTTTATTAGGTAAAGGTTATGGTGAAATTGCAGCCGAAAGTCGCTCTAATCATAAAAGCCAGGGCTTTGGATCTGCAAAACAGCGTGGCTCAGCTATAGAGTTTTTTAGCCCGGTAGGTGGTCAGGCAGCCAAAACAGATCTTTTTGACGGAGTGGACCTGAACCTCGATAGAAATAAGGGAACAGAAAAAGCACAGCAAATACTTAATGGAGTGATTGCTGACTATGATTCTTCAGATCCTTCAAAATCCATCAATGCGTTATTGCAATTAAAAAAAGAGGTCAAAGATTTGCCTTTTAAACATCAGCAGCTGGATGAACTGATTTTGGCCTGTGCAGGCATCTGGATAGAAACTACGGTTCCAGAGCCGTCTTATGCCATTAATGATTCAATCCCTGTCACGATCAATGCAATATCAAGAGTACGGAAATATTTTCCGATCAGGATCTCTTTACAAGAATTAAATCCGGACCATACGGCAGAACTGACCCCTGATCGTATGCTAACTGAAGAAACTAAGATTGCAGCTCGTCAAATCGGTTTGACACAGCCTTACTGGTTGGAGAAAAAGCATCCTATAGGTAGCTATATCATTGATTCTTTAAAAAATCTGAGTTTACCCGAAGCTGTGGCCCCATCTGCCGGAGTGTTCAGGGTATTGTTTGGCAATCAGGCTATTGAAGTTACACGGCCACTGGTCTATAAACATACGGATCCGGTAAAAGGAGAACTCTATCAGCCTTTGGTGGTTGCACCTCCTGCTACAGCTACGCTGGCCGAACATTCTTTTGTATTTACCAATAATTCTCCTAAAACAGTTACTGTACAGCTAAAGAGCTTTGAAGCAAATGCTAAAGGTGTGCTTCAGCCGGCTATTCCTTCCGGATGGAAAGTTACTCCGGAAAATGTTGATTTTGAACTTCGTGAAAAAGGGGAGGAGAGAAACGTTGAATTCACAGTTACACCTGCTGGTCAGATTTCTGGTGGTCAATTTTCTTTATCCGTAAAGGTGGATGGAGAAACCTATCAAAAGGGGTTGAAGGTGATCGGATATGATCATATTCCTGTACAGACTTTGTTTCCTGTAGCAGAAGCCCGTGTAGAAAGAGTTGACTTGAAGTTTGCCGGCAAAAAAATAGGATATATCGCAGGAGCCGGAGATTTAATCCCCGAGTCACTGACACAAATCGGCTACCAGGTGACCAGGCTAACTGAAAATCAGGTGATCAACGGTAATCTTGCTGGCTATGATGCGATTATTACTGGTGTACGTTTATATAACATCAATGAAAAAATAGCACTCATGCAACCAAAGCTGATGAGTTATGTTAAAGATGGTGGCGTTTTACTGGTTCAGTACAATGTGAATACGCCGTTGAAAATTACAGATCTGGGCCCTTATCCTTTTCAGCTTAGCCGTGACAGGGTTACTGAAGAAGATGCAAAAGTTACTTTCCTGAAACCTGCTCATCCGGCATTAAACTTCCCTAATCAAATTACAGCGAAAGATTTTGACGGCTGGATTCAGGAACGCGGTTTATATTTTGCCACTGGTATTGATGCACATTATACCCCGATTTTGCAGATGAATGATACTGGAGAACAGGCAAGCAATGGTTCATTACTAGTTACTGATTTTGGAAAAGGTAAATTTGTATATACTTCTCTGGCCTTTTTCAGAGAACTGCCAGCTGGTGTTCCCGGGGCATACAGATTATTCGTAAACCTGATCTCTAAATAATACAGCACAAAATGAAAACTGAAAAACGCAGCACTGAATTGCCACCTTTTGTGAAAAGCTGGAAACAGTTTTACTGGTTGCTTGCAGGCTGGCTGGTTTTCCTGATCCTGTGCTTTTACCTATTTACCCGATACTTTGAATGAGTTATATTGACTGGGCAGTTTTATGCTGTACACTGATTGCAATTGTCGCTTATGGCGTTTACAAAAGCAGGGGTGCAAAAGACATTGATGGATATTTATTGGGGAACCGGTCTTTGCCATGGTACAGCGTATGCCTGTCTGTGATGGCTACCCAGGCCAGTGCCATTACTTTTTTATCTGCTCCTGGACTGGCTTATTCTTCAGGAATGAGCTTTGTACAATTTTACTTTGGTTTGCCACTGGCCATGATTGTGCTGTGTGTAACCTTTGTTCCTATATTTCACAGGCTAAAAGTTTATACAGCTTACGAATATCTGGAACAGCGGTTTGATTTAAATACCAGGGCATTAACTGCTTTTCTGTTCTTAATACAAAGAGGGCTGTCCACAGGGATTACTATTTATGCACCTTCTATTATCCTGTCTACTATTCTGGATATCAATACAACCTATACCACTTTAGTTATTGGTGGTATTGTGGTCGCCTATACCGTTTATGGAGGTACCAAAGCTGTTTCCTATACACAAATGCTGCAAATGAGTATTATCTTCTGCGGATTATTTGCAGCGGGAATTATGGTTGTTCATTTACTTCCGGGAAATATCGGCTTTGGTAAAGCTATTAGTATCGCCGGAAAGATGGGCAGAACCAATGCGATAGATTTTAAGTTTGACTGGAATAATCCTTATACCGTCTGGAGTGGATTAATAGGTGGTTTTTTCCTCCAGCTATCTTACTTCGGAACAGATCAGAGCCAGGTTGGCCGGTACTTAACCGGTGCATCGGTCAGCGAAAGCCGGCTGGGGTTACTGATGAACGGACTGGTGAAAATACCAATGCAGTTTCTGATCCTTTTGATCGGGGTATTGGTTTTTACTTTTTATCAGTATAATAAACCGCCGGTATTCTTTAATAGTTTTGAGCTGAATAAACTGGAGAAAAGTAAATATAATCCGCAGCTGAACCAGCTGAAAAAGGATTATGAGAAAGCCTTTGAAGAGAAACAAACCGAGGTTAATAAATTGGATGCTGCTTTAGACCAGCAGAATAAACCAGTAATTGATCAGCAAAGAATTGCATTAAAGAAAGCTGATGAACAAACCAAGGTTGTTCGTAAGCAAGTCACCGATCTGATGCTGCAAAATGATCCCGGTGCTGATGTTAATGATAACAATTATATCTTTCTAAGCTTCGTGACCAAGTATCTGCCTAAGGGGCTGATAGGGCTGCTCATTGCAATTATATTCCTGGCTTCTATGGGTTCTACTGCAAGTGCGCTGAATTCACTGGCCTCTACCAGTGTAATTGATATTTATAAAAGATTGATCAATAAGAATGCGACCGAACAAAACTACTTGAAAGCATCAAGGTGGTCAACGGTCATCTGGGGGCTGGTTTGTATTGCAATGGCCTTATATGCCAGTAAAATAGGGAACCTGATTGAAGCTGTTAATATCCTGGGTTCTTATATCTATGGAACTATCCTTGGGGTATTCTTAGTAGCTTTTTATTTAAAACATGTCAATGGCAGAGCCGTGTTTTACGCCGCTATTGCAACTGAAGTTGTGGTTTGTATTTGTGGTTATCAGAAAGTTGTCGCTTATTTATGGCTGAACGTGATCGGCTGTTTACTTGTCGTATTGCTTTCTTTGTTGTTTCAGGTGTTCGTAAAGAAAAAAGTGGAAACTAGTAAAGGGGAAGTTCCACATAAAATATAGAACCTTTGCCCGCCTCGCTTTCTACCCATATCTTTCCACCATGTGTCTCAATAATTTGTTTAGAGATAGCCAGCCCCAGTCCAAAGGGCTGTTCGCCCGCTGTACCAGATCTTTTGGCCTGACCAAACATGTCAAAGATCTTGTCTTGAATAGCGGTTGGCACGCCTATGCCATGATCCGCTACAGCAATTAATACGGAGTCCTGCTTTTCTTTCATACGCACAGTAATCGTAGCTGATTCGGGACTGAACTTAATCGCATTACCAATCAGATTGCTCATTACCCGCCACATTTTCTCCATATTCAGTGGAATAGTGACCTGTTCTGCATGCAGAACCAATTGCTGGTTTTTCTCCTTTGCTTTGTGGCGGAGCAAGTTCACACAGTAATTTAGCAGCACATATAAATCAACAGGTTCTTTCTGAAGATTTTCTATTTTGCTGTTTGATTTTAACAAGTCATTCACCAAAAAGAGAGAGTTTTGTCCTGAAGTCTTAATCATACCCAGCATTTCCAGATCATCTTCAGAACGCCCTTGTTCTGTGAGCATTAAATTAGCGATGGAAGTGATGTTCCCAATCGGGTTCCGAAGATCATGCGCCACGATCATCATTACCCTGACATTTTCTTCCTGACTTTGTTCCAGTGAATCCAATGTCTGCTGCATATTTATATTTTGTTCACTGATTTGTTTATTCAATTTCCTCGAACGTTTCAGGTTATGCCAGATAAAAAAGAGAATAATCATAACCATCAGCATACAAATAATTGCAGCTGAGAGATAGGCTGTTTTTAACTGATTGTCCTTATTTAACAGAGTCATCCGGTACTTTTGTGCAGTATCTTTAAAAGCCTGGTCTATATCTATATTCTTTTGATGTTTATCAATCTTATAAATGGAATCGCGGCCTTTATGATACTTTTTCAGATAAGGATAAGCTGTTAAAGGTTCTTTTCTTTTATCATGATATTCATACCTCAGTCTGAACCAGTTTAAACGGGTATCAAAGTTCAGTTGATTCGTACCTGCTTTACTGGATAAATAAACCTGCAACTCATTCAAAAGGCGATCTGCTTTTTCAAAATCTGAATGCCTGATATACAATTCTGCTAATTTAAGTTTAGCAGTTTGCGCATCCTGAATATCATAACCCGGATGGTCATTAATTGCAATACTCTGTGTCAGGTATTTTTCGGCCTGGTCATAATTGTTGTTTTTGGAATAGATCCCCCCGAGATTGCCATAGATTACCCCGCTGGCAGAAGAGATGAAAGTTTCCCTTTTGGGAAAATGACCCTTTTTTTCTGCGATAAATGTTAAGGCTTTCTGGTAATAAAAAATGGCACTATCAGGATGACCCGACCTTTCAAAACACATAGCTATGGTATTCATGTAGGCTTGCGGAGAAATAAAGAGGTAATCAAATCCCATGTTCGGTTTGCAGTCTTTATTTTCCTCGATAGCTTCTTTAAAATAGGGAATAGCCTTGTGATATTGTTCCTGTGAAAATCTCACTAAGCCCATCTTATTGCTGAAAATAGAGAGCGAACAATCTTCCAGGTTCTTTAGTGCAAAAGACCTTCCATCATAATAGCTTTTAAATGCTTCAGTATACCTTTTTTCTGCCATGAACACTTCCCCAAGAAAGAAAAGACCATTTGCGTATTCTTCTTTATATAGTGTCTCCCGGCCTTTTAAAATATGAAATATACTATCGGTATAGAGCCGGGCTTTATCTGTATCGAAATCATAATGCAAGTAAATGTTAATCAGGTTTTCATATTTTCTATAAGTGTCTTTAACGCCCGGATTTGCGAAGGAATGGTAAGCAGAATCCAGATATACCGCAGCTTGTTTAGGCTGGCCATTGCCAATGAAGGTGGACGCCTGGTTGATTACTGTATCAAAATGTGCTTTATGATTCTGAGGCGGCTCAGGTACAGGATTGCAGGATACAGCGATTAGGGTATAGGCTAAACACAGCAATAAAATTAGGCTTTTACATATTCCTTGAGTACGGCGGGTAGATTGGAAGAACATGATATAGGTAGGGTAGTTAATGTAATGGGAAGTTATACATTAATCATTCCATTTGATAGGAATCTCTGAAAGAGTTTATCTCTTTCAGAGATTCGGGTTAATTAAAATCTAATAATGGTTGTTCATAAATATTCAGCGTTGTGGGTGTCCCATTGTCCGAATACGTAATCTTAAGTGTTGCCAAACCTGAAGAAATAAAGCCATTGGTAACTGTTGCAGGAAGAGATTTCTGCTGAATGTTATCATACAGTTGAATTACTTCGATTTTGCCAGTGCGCCTTTCTCCGAAGAGAGCAATTCTAAATTGCCCGTATTCTATATCGCCGAAATAAACCCTTTCTCTTTTTGATTCTGCAAAGGATCTGGTTTTAGCATTTGCAGTTTGTATGGAAAGAGATCCAAGCATACTGCAAACTAATACTGATGTTAAAATTAATCTTTTCATATATTCTTCTTTATCTATATTGAAGATAATGAATTTTAATTATTGTTAAAGTAGTTGTTGATTGATTATTTTAAAATTCACTTTAATTAAAAATAGCGGGGGTTGCTTGTTCTTTCTCCTCTTCTTTTGTTAAACAACAAGTATCCAATAGAGATTTCATGTGTACCGCTTTGATAGTTGGCCAGTTTACTTGTTGTAAAGTCATAAGCATAGCCTAAACGTAATCTGTCGGTTGCCATAACTTCTGCCATTATACTAAAAGCATCTGCATTTTCTAAATTACTCTGCAAGGCGCTTTTGCTCCATAAGTTAACTCCTGTACGGTAAGAGCCGCCTAACCAGAAGCGATCAGCATATAAAAAGAAAACATTGAAATCAAGATTGGTTGGCCCTTTAAAATCGTCTTTGATCATAATTGAAGGTTTCATTTTGATATCTTCTTTTAAGGTCAGCATAGTACCCGCTGTAAAATAATAATGGCGGGTTTTCTTAATGGAAAGGTTGCCGTAGTCATTGCTTCCTATAAATATATTGTCATACATATTGTTTGGAAACAGATCCAGTACCGATAAACCGGCATAGAATGTTGGATTATAATAGTAGATACCAAAGTTGGCATTAGGTTTCAGTGTACTCACTTTACCAATCGGGATATTCGGATCATTCTGGTCAATAGGTGAGAATTTGTTCCCATCAATGGAATATTGATTAACCCCGATACCCAGTCCCAGAGATAACCTGCTATCATCTTCATCATTCAATCTTATTCTATAAGCATAGGAGCCATAGAATGATAAAGATTGCTGAGGCCCTAATTTATCATATAATACCTGGGCACCCAGTCCTACAGTTTTACTACCGGATAAGTTTGCCACTCCGTCTATCGAAGCCGTTCCTGTTTCCGGGGCCCCGGGGAAACTGACCCACTGTTTCCGGTAGGTGGTATTCAGATACATGTCTTCTTTGTAACCCGCATAAGCAGGGTTGACGCTTAAACCATTAAATATATACTGGCTGAACTGTATGTCCTGTTGCGCAGTAGCTACCAGACTGGAAGTTGTCAAGAACAACAGCAAAAATAGTTTCGATCTCATTAATCTAACCTTTCTCATAATATAAGTCTTTATAAGAGTCCCGGTAACCCCGGGACTCAATCTATCGTTCTGTTATTTTAATAATTCAATCCAACCTTTATAGCTTTTGGTATTCTGGCCTGTTTTCAACTGAAGTACATAGTAGTAAGTACCTCCGCTTAAGCCTTCGCCCGTCCAGCTGTTATCGTAATTTGTGGCCCTGTAAACCTGGTTACCCCATCTGTTATAAATCAGCAGTACAGATCCTGGATAATGTTCAATTCCAGGAATGACAAGCCTGTCATTTTTACCATCACCGTCTGGTGTGATTACGTTTGGAATGATGATATCAGGCAGAACTGAACTCAATGGGTTAGTAGTACAGTTAGGACAATCAGAAGAATTAGGATTATTCGTTCTGCTATTGACTACTACTGTATTGATTAAACTACCTGTAAAGGTTACCGGTGTCTGAACAGTTACCTCATAAACTGCTGTTAATCCGTTTGGCAGCACAGCTATAGTTTCATTGAGATCAGTTGTTCCGCCAATGTTAGGGTAGGTTAATCCGGTTACTGGTATGGCTGCCCATTTGGTAATCCTGGTTCCTGCCGGAGCCACATCTTTGATGTTCACATCAAGTGCGTCATTTGGCCCGTTATTGGTCACCTTGATGGTATAAATCACTGCATCTCCTGTAACAAAGTTTTGCTGTGCAGGATCTTTCAGTGTTTTAACCACCACCAGTGATGCTTGCGGACTAGAGCTGATCGGTGCAGTAGTGCAAGTGGTACAAGGTCCTGGAGTAGGGTCAGGTGTTGTACTGGTTGCAGTTACCGAGTTACTCAGGTTACCTGTAAAGGTTGCCGGTGTCTGAACAGTAACTTCATAAGTAGCAGTTTTTCCGTTCGCTAAAGTAGCCAGTGTCTCATTCAGATTTCCGTTACCCGATGTATTCGGATAAGTTACACCCGCAGCAGTTATTGCTGTCCAGCTGCTGATTGTCGTTCCTGCCGGAGCGGTATCCGTAATAGTTACCGCAGCAGCATCACTTGGGCCGTTGTTGGTCACATTGATTCTGTAAACAACTGCCTGACCCGGAACAAAGCTTGTTTGTGCTGGGTCTTTCAGTGTTTTGACAGTATTCAGATGTGCCATTGCACTGGCAGCAGCAGGGAGTGGGGCCGTGGTACAAGTTGTACAAGGGCCCGGAGTAGGATCAGTTGTTGTACTGGTAGCTGTTACCGAGTTACTCAGGTTACCAGTGAAGCTGGCCGGTGTCTGAACAGTTACTTCATAAGTTGCAATCTGGCCATTGCCTAAGGTTGCAATTGTCTCGTTCAGATTACCTGTGCCCGATGCATTCGGATAAGTAACTCCCGCAGAAGCTATAGCAGTCCAGCTGCTGATTGTCGTTCCTGCCGGAGCGGTATCCGTAATAGTTACCGCAGCAGCATCACTTGGGCCGTTGTTGGTCACATTGATTCTGTAAACAACTGCCTGACCAGGAACAAAGCTGGTTTGCGCTGGGTCTTTCAGTGTTTTGACAGTATTCAGATGTGCCATTGCACTGGCAGCAGCAGGGAGTGGAGCCGTGGTACAAGTTGTACAAGGGCCCGGAGTAGGATCAGTTGTTGTACTGGTAGCTGTTACCGAGTTACTCAGGTTACCAGTGAAGCTGGCCGGTGTCTGAACAGTTACTTCGTAAGTCGCAGTGAGGCCGTTGCCTAAAGTTGCAATTGTTTCGTTCAAATTACCTGTACCAGAAGTATTCGGATAAGTAACTCCCGCAGAAGCTATAGCAGTCCAGCTGCTGATTGTCGTTCCTGCCGGAGCAGTATCAGTAATGGTTACCGCAGCAGCATCACTCGGGCCGTTGTTGGTTACGTTGATTCTGTATACGACTGCCTGACCAGGAACAAAGCTGGTTTGCGCTGGGTCTTTCAGTGTTTTGACAGTATTCAGATGAGCCATTGCACTGGCAGCAGCAGGGAGTGGAGCCGTGGTACAAGTTGTACAAGGGCCCGGAGTAGGGTCGGTTGTTGTACTTGTAGCCGTTACTGAGTTACTCAGGTTACCAGTGAAGCTGGCCGGTGTCTGAACAGTTACTTCGTAAGTCGCAGTGAGGCCGTTGCCTAAAGTTGCAATTATTTCGTTCAGATTACCTGTGCCGGATGCATTCGGATAAGTAACTCCCGCAGAAGCTATAGCAGTCCAGCTGCTGATTGTCGTTCCTGTCGGAGCAGTATCCGTAATGGTTACCGCAGCAGCATCACTCGGGCCGTTATTAGTCACGTTGATTCTGTAAACAACTGACTGACCAGGGACAAAACTGGTTTGCGCTGGGTCTTTCAGTGTTTTGACAGTATTCAGATGAGCCTGGCCGCTTGCAGGTAGTGGAGTCGTGGTACAAGTTGTACAAGGGCCCGGAGTAGGGTCGGTTGTTGTGCTTGTAGCCGTTACTGAATTGCTCAGGTTACCTGTAAAGCTGGTTGGTGTCTGAACAGTTACTTCGTAAGTTGCAGTCAATCCGTTGGCTAAGGTAGTCAGCGTTTCAGTCAGGTTACCAGTACCCGAAGCATTCGGATAAGTTACCCCTGGTGAAGTGATGGCAGTCCAGCTGCTGATTGTCGTTCCTACCGGAGCAGTATCAGCAATGTTTACCGCAGCAGCATCACTTGGGCCGTTGTTGGTTACGTTAATAGTATAAACGACTGCCTGACCAGGAACAAAGTTAGCTTGCGCTGGATTTTTCAACGCTTTCACGATGTTCAGATGCGCTCTTGTTCCCGGTGTTGTTGTTGCTGTAGAAGTGTTATTACCTGAAGCCGGATCGTTTTCGTTACCGGTAATGGTTGCTGTATTGGCATAAGAACCAATTGCATTTACGGTAGCGGTAATGGTTAGCGTAGAGGTAGCAGCATTATTTAATGTACCAATTGTCCACAGTCCTGTCGCAGGAACATAAGTTGTACCCGCTGGCGGAGTTGAACTTACGTAAGTGTAACCAGAAGGAAGCAGATCTGTTACGACGATACCTGTACCATTACTCGGGCCATTGTTAGTGGCAACCAGTGTAAACACGACGTTACTTCCAACTGCCGGGTTGGCATTGTCTACGGTTTTCACCAGGTCTAAGTTGGTGGTTGCTGTAGGCGTTGTTATTGCTGTTGAGGTATTGTTACCTGGCGTCGGATCATTCTCATTACCTGTAATTGTTGCTGTATTGGCATAAGAACCAGTTCCATTTACGGTAGCGGTAATGGTTAACGTCGAAGTTGCAGCATTTGTTAAAGTACCGATTGTCCACAGACCAGTGGCAGGAACATAAGTGGTGCCCGCTGGTGGCGTAGAACTTACGTAAGTGTAACCAGAAGGAAGCAGGTCTGTTACGACGATACCTGTACCATTACTTGGGCCATTGTTAGTGGCAACCAGTGTAAACACGACGTTGCTGCCTACTGTAGGTGTAGGGTTATCTACCGTTTTCACCAAGTCTAAGTTAGTGGTTGCTGTAGGCGTTGTTGTTGCCGTTGAGGTATTGTTGCCCGGCGTCGGATCATTCTCGTTACCTGTGATTGTTGCCGTATTGGTATAAGTACCAGTTGCATTCACGGTAGCGGTAATAGTCAGTGTCGATGTAGCGGCATTTGTTAAAGTACCGATTGTCCACAGTCCGGTTGCAGGAACATAAGTGGTGCCCGCTGGTGGCGTAGAGCCCACGTAAGTGTAACCAGAAGGAAGCAGGTCTGTTACCACGATTCCTGTACCGTTACTTGGGCCATTATTGGTGGCAACTAAGGTGAAGATTACGTCTGTGCCTACTACAGGAGTGGCGTTGTTTACAGTTTTCACCAGGTCTAAATTGGTAGTTGCTGTAGGAACTGGCGTTGCCGTAGAGGTATTGTTACCCGGTGTCGGATCATTCTCGTTACCGTTAATCGTTGCCGTATTGGCATAAGAACCAGCTGCATTTACCGTGGCGGTAATGGTCAGCGTAGAGGTTGCAGCATTTGTTAAAGTACCGATTGTCCACAGACCTGTTGCAGGAACATAAGTGGTACCCGCTGGCGGCGTAGAACTTACGTAAGTGTAACCAGAAGGAAGCAGGTCTGTTACCACGATTCCTGTACCATTACTTGGGCCATTGTTGGTGGCAACCAGTGTAAACACGACGTTGCTGCCTACTGTAGGTGTAGGATTATCTACCGTTTTCACCAGGTCTAAATTGGTGGTTGCTATAGGAGCCGGTGTTGCCGTAGAGGTATTGTTACCCGGCGTCGGATCATTTTCGTTACCTGTGATCGTTGCTGTATTGGCATAAGAACCAGTTGCATTTACCGTAGCAGTAATGGTCAGTGTCGAGGTAGCGGCATTTGTTAAAGTACCGATTGTCCACAGTCCGGTTACAGGAGCATAAGTAGTACCAGCCGGAGGCGTAGAACTTACATAGGTGTAACCAGCAGGAAGCAGATCTGTTACGACTATGCTTGTACCATCACTTGGGCCATTGTTAGTGGCAACAAGTGTAAAGACTACGTTGTTTCCAACCGCAGGCGTAAGGTTATCTACCGTTTTTACCAGGTCTAAATTGGTGGTTGCTGTAGGAACCGGAGTCGCTGTCGAGGTATTGTTACCCGGAGTCGGATCATTCTCGTTACCGGTAATCGTTGCCGTATTGGCATAAGAACCAGTTGCATTCACGGTAGCGGTAATGGTCAGTGTCGAGGTAGCGGCATTTGTTAAAGTACCGATTGTCCACAGACCAGTTGCAGGAACATAAGTCGTACCCGCTGGCGGCGTAGAACTTACGTAAGTGTAACCAGCAGGAAGCAGATCAGTAACTACTATACCTGTACCATCACTTGGGCCATTGTTGGTGGCAACCAGTGTAAACACGACGTTGCTGCCTACTGTAGGTGTAAGGTTATTAACCGTTTTCACCAGGTCTAAGTTGGTGGTTGC
The Pedobacter cryoconitis DNA segment above includes these coding regions:
- a CDS encoding sodium:solute symporter, with translation MSYIDWAVLCCTLIAIVAYGVYKSRGAKDIDGYLLGNRSLPWYSVCLSVMATQASAITFLSAPGLAYSSGMSFVQFYFGLPLAMIVLCVTFVPIFHRLKVYTAYEYLEQRFDLNTRALTAFLFLIQRGLSTGITIYAPSIILSTILDINTTYTTLVIGGIVVAYTVYGGTKAVSYTQMLQMSIIFCGLFAAGIMVVHLLPGNIGFGKAISIAGKMGRTNAIDFKFDWNNPYTVWSGLIGGFFLQLSYFGTDQSQVGRYLTGASVSESRLGLLMNGLVKIPMQFLILLIGVLVFTFYQYNKPPVFFNSFELNKLEKSKYNPQLNQLKKDYEKAFEEKQTEVNKLDAALDQQNKPVIDQQRIALKKADEQTKVVRKQVTDLMLQNDPGADVNDNNYIFLSFVTKYLPKGLIGLLIAIIFLASMGSTASALNSLASTSVIDIYKRLINKNATEQNYLKASRWSTVIWGLVCIAMALYASKIGNLIEAVNILGSYIYGTILGVFLVAFYLKHVNGRAVFYAAIATEVVVCICGYQKVVAYLWLNVIGCLLVVLLSLLFQVFVKKKVETSKGEVPHKI
- a CDS encoding DoxX family protein, which produces MNRLFNTNYNHRGLDFVLLILRIGIAGLMLSHGIPKLEMLLAGGEIKFMDPIGLGNTATLALAVFAEVICSVLILLGLAVRLAVLPLMVTMLIAIFIAHGNDGLAEKELAIHYLLTYIVLLFAGGGRLSIDSLISQKSARSRRGY
- a CDS encoding PIG-L family deacetylase, with protein sequence MRNRLFFLCLLSYAPFFGKAQQVELNAAEIRQGLASLNVTGSVLYIAAHPDDENTRLLAYLAKERKVRTGYLSLTRGDGGQNLIGTEQGELLGLIRTQELLAARRMDGAEQFFTRANDFGFSKNSAESFKIWNKEQILSDVVWVIRKFQPDVIITRFPEDARAGHGHHAASAILAREAFTAAADPGRFPEQLKQVKVWQAKRILWNTFNFGSTNTTADDQLKIDVGVFNPLLGKGYGEIAAESRSNHKSQGFGSAKQRGSAIEFFSPVGGQAAKTDLFDGVDLNLDRNKGTEKAQQILNGVIADYDSSDPSKSINALLQLKKEVKDLPFKHQQLDELILACAGIWIETTVPEPSYAINDSIPVTINAISRVRKYFPIRISLQELNPDHTAELTPDRMLTEETKIAARQIGLTQPYWLEKKHPIGSYIIDSLKNLSLPEAVAPSAGVFRVLFGNQAIEVTRPLVYKHTDPVKGELYQPLVVAPPATATLAEHSFVFTNNSPKTVTVQLKSFEANAKGVLQPAIPSGWKVTPENVDFELREKGEERNVEFTVTPAGQISGGQFSLSVKVDGETYQKGLKVIGYDHIPVQTLFPVAEARVERVDLKFAGKKIGYIAGAGDLIPESLTQIGYQVTRLTENQVINGNLAGYDAIITGVRLYNINEKIALMQPKLMSYVKDGGVLLVQYNVNTPLKITDLGPYPFQLSRDRVTEEDAKVTFLKPAHPALNFPNQITAKDFDGWIQERGLYFATGIDAHYTPILQMNDTGEQASNGSLLVTDFGKGKFVYTSLAFFRELPAGVPGAYRLFVNLISK